Genomic DNA from Haloarcula marina:
CTCGGCCGGGATGTGGGCCTGGATATTCCACAAGTTCACCGGCTGGGTTCTCGTGGGGTATCTGTTTACCCACATCGCCGTCCTCAGTACGTCCCTCGGTGGCGCCGAACTCTATACGAACACACTGCAGGGGCTCGAAGCCCTGCTCATCGTTCGCTTCCTCGAAGTCGGACTGCTCGCCGTCGCCGTCTTCCACATTCTGAACGGCATTCGCCTGCTGATGGTGGACCTCGGTGTCGGCCTCGAAGCACAGGACAAGAGCTTCTACGCGTCGCTGCTGCTGACCGGCGCCATCGTCGTCGGTAGCATCCCGACGTTCCTCGGGGGGCCGTTGGCGTAATGGCCGAACACTACTCGTCCTTCGAGCGGGGCGGCCGTCGCTGGCTCCTGCAGCGTCTGACGGCGGTGTTCCTCATCGGCGTCCTCGCGTTCCACTTCATGCTGTTGCACTTCGTCAACCACGCGGCGGACATCACCTTCGCTGGGACGCAGGCGCGGATGGGACAGATTAGCTACTTCGCGACGATGTGGCTATTCCTCGTGACGGCGACGTTCCACGGCGTCAACGGCGTCTACAACGCCCTCGTCAATCAGGGCATCAGCGGATCACAGAAGACCGCAGTGAAGTACGTCCTCGTCGTCGCGGGCCTGCTTCTCGTCGCCCAGGGCACGCGGGTCGCACTCGCGATGAACGGGTTCCTCTAAACAATGAGTACACAGATAGAACAACAGGAGACCGAGACGGAAGAACAGGAGGCCGAACCAGAGGTGGAGTCGCCGGGCGACCGCCGCCGGGCGGCGAAACGACAACGACAGACCGAACGGGACATCCAGCGTGAGACGGAGGAGGAGACGCTGGACGACGAGGAGACGGTCACCCTGAAAGTGTTCCGCTACGACCCCGAAGTCGAGGGGAAGCAGGAACCGCGATTCGACGACTTCGCCGTCCCCTTCCACAAGGGGATGACCGTGCTCGACGCGCTTATCTACGCCCGGGACCGCTACGACTCCTCGCTCACGTTCCGCCACTCCTGCCGACAGGCGGTGTGTGGTTCGGACGCGCTGTTCGTCAACGGCAGGCAGCGACTCGGTTGTAAGACCCAGCTATCGGACCTGGAGGACCCGGTCCGCATCGAACCGCTCCCCCACCAAGAGGTCGTCAAGGACCTCGTCGTGGACATGGAGCACTTCTACGACCAGATGGAGGCCGTCGAACCGTACTTCGACGCCGACGAACTCCCCGAGGACAGCCTCGAAGAGCAGCGCCAGACCCGAGAGAACCGCGAGAAAGTGAAGATGTCGACGCGGTGTATCTGGTGCGGCGCGTGCATGTCCTCGTGTAACATCGCGGCCGGGGACAACGAGTACCTCGGCCCGGCCGCCATCAACAAGGCCTACCGGTTCGCGATGGACGAGCGCGAAGGCGAGAACCGCAAGCAAGAACGCCTCCGCATCATCGAGCAGGAACACGGCGTCTGGCGGTGCCAGACCCAGTTCTCCTGTACTGAAGTGTGCCCGAAGGACATCCCCCTGACCGAGCACATCCAAGAGTTGAAGCGCGAAGCGGTGAAGAACAACCTCAAGTTCTGGTAGTCCTAAGCGACGCCAGACACGCTACTACTTTCCACACACTATGTACGAACACGACGTTATCGTGGTCGGCGCGGGTGGCGCTGGCCTCCGTGCGGCTATCGCAGCGGACGAAGAGGGCGCAGACGTCGCCCTCGTGACGAAACTCCATCCGGTCCGCAGTCACACGGGCGCGGCAGAGGGAGGCATCAACGCCTCGCTCCGGGAGGGCGACTCCTGGGACCTGCACGCCTACGACACGATGAAAGGCTCCGACTACCTCGGGGACGCCCCGGCGATAGACACCTTCGCCAAGACGGCCCCCGAGGAAGTCATCCAACTCGAACACTGGGGGATGCCGTTCTCCCGCGAGGACGACGGCCGCGTCTCCCAGCGCCCCTTCGGCGGGATGTCGTTCCCCCGGACCACGTACGCGGGCGCTGAGACCGGACACCACCTCCTGCACACGATGTACGAGCAGGCGGTCAAGCGCGGCATCGAAGTGTACGACGAGTGGTACGTCACCAACCTCGCGGTGACCGACCACGACGACCCAGAAGACCGGGAATGTCACGGCTGTGTCGCCTACGACATCAAGTCCGGCAAGATAGAGGGCTTCCGCGCGAAGGGCGGCGTCATCCTCGCGACGGGCGGCCTCGGGCAGGCCTTCGACCACACGACCAACGCCGTCGCCAACACTGGCGACGGATGCGCGATGGCCTACCGCGCCGGCGTTCCGATGGAGGACATGGAGATGATTCAGTTCCACCCGACGACGCTCCCGTCGACGGGCGTGCTCATCTCCGAGGGTGTCCGCGGTGAGGGCGGCATCCTCTACAACGACGACGAGGAGCGGTTCATGTTCGAGTACGGCTACGCGAACAACGACGGCGAACTCGCCTCTCGTGACGTGGTCTCCCGCGCGGAACTCACCGAGGTCAACGAGGGCCGCGGTATCGAGGACGAGTACGTCGACCTGGACATGCGCCACCTCGGCGAGGAGCGCATCCTCGACCGACTGGAGAACATCCTCCACCTCGCGGAGGACTTCGAGGGCGTCGACGGCCTCGACGAACCGATGCCGGTCAAGCCCGGCCAGCACTACGCCATGGGCGGCGTCGAGTGCGACGAGAACGGTGAGACCTGTATCGAGGGCCTCTACGCCGCTGGCGAGACGGCCTGCGTCTCCCTCCACGGCGCGAACCGCCTCGGCGGGAACGCCCTGCCCGAACTGCTCGTCTTCGGCGCGCGCGCCGGGTACCACGCCGCTGGCAAGGACATGAAGACCGCGGAGATTCAGACCGGGCCGTCCGCCAAGAGCGAGGACGGGGACGTGCAACCGCCCGTCGCGCCCGGCGCTGTCGACGCGGGCGACGAAGACGTGGCCGCCGACGGCGCGGCCGTCGAACCCACCGGCGTCATCGAGAACGCCGTCGAACGGGAGCAAGACCGCGTCGAGACGTTGCTGGAAGACGACGGCATCAACCACGCCGAAGTCCGGGCCGACGTGCAGGAGACGATGACCCAGAACGTCAACGTCTTCCGGGAAGAAGAGAGCCTGAAGACGGCTCTCCGTGACCTCCGGACCGCCCGCGAGGAGTACGAACACGTCGCCGTCGCCGACCCGTCGCGCACCTACAACACGGACCTCATCCACACCATCGAGACGCGCAACATCCTCGACGTGGCCGAGGCCATCACGCTCGGTGCGCTGGCCCGCGAGGAGTTCCGCGGCGCGCACTGGCGCGCGGAGTTCCAGGAGCGCCGCGACGAGGAGTGGATTAAGCACACGATGCTCGCGTGGAACGAGGGCACGCCGGAACTGTACTACAAGCCGGTCATCCTCGAAGGCGACGAGGAGACGTACGAACCGAAAGAGCGGAGCTACTGACGCCGTTCAGGGCGCGCCGACGAGGACGAACTGACTCTCGGTATCGCCGTTCCCTATCTGTCTGACCGAGTGCGGGTCGATTCTGAGTGCACCGCCAGCGGTTAGCTCGACCGCCTCGCCATTCGTGGAACTGCATTTCGTGTAGGTCACGCCCGAACGTCCGCTCTCGGTTCGGAAATGCGCACTTCCAATCTGACTGGACTCACCCGAACGGCTTTGCCCCGACCGACCCACTGTTGATGTGAGAATGCTGGTTTCGGGAACTGTCGTCGCCGATAGCGAGACGGTCGTCGAAGACGGGGCCGTCGTGACTGCCGACGGAAAAATCGCGTTCGTCGGAGCGGCGAGTGCGGCGAGAGAGGCGTACCCGGACCACGAACGCCGCCGTGTCGACATCGTGGCCCCGGGACTGGTCGGCGGACACGTCCACAGCGTCCAGAGCCTCGGCCGTGGTATCGCCGACGACGTGCCCTTACTGGAGTGGTTAGAAGACCACGTCCTGCCGATGGAGGCCGCTCTCGACGCGGAGTCGACGCGCGTCGCCGCGGCGCTCGGCTATCTGGAGTGTCTCGAAAGCGGCGTCACTACCGTCGTCGACCACCTCACCGTCGACCACGCGAGCGAGGCGTTCGAGGCCGCTGGCGAGGTGGGCATCCGCGGTCTCCTCGGAAAGGTGTTGATGGACCGCGACGCCCCCGAGGGTTTGCTCGAACCAGCGGACGCGGCCCTCGAAGAGTCCGAGCGCCTCATCGAGCGGTATCACGGCGCGTTCGACGACCGTCTCCGATACGCGGTGACGCCGCGATTCGCCCTCAGTTGCTCGGAAACACTACTCCGCGGGGCCCGCGCCCTCGCCGACGAACATCCCGGGGTCCGAATCCACACGCACGCGAGCGAGAACCGCGACGAAGTCGCGGAGGTGACAGCGCGGACCGGAATGCGAAACATCGAATGGCTCGACGAGGTGGGCCTGACCGGTCCGGACGTGACGCTCGCCCACTGCGTTTGGACCGAAGACGCAGAGCGTGAGATACTGGCCGAAACGAATACCTGCGTCACGCACTGCCCGTCGGCGAACATGAAACTCGCCAGCGGCGTCGCACCCGTCCCGGACTATCTGGACCGCGGTATCACCGTCGCCCTTGGCAACGACGGCCCGCCCTGCAACAACACGCTGGACGCCTTCACGGAGATGCGACAGGCCGCCCTGCTCCAGTCGGTCGACCGACTCGACGCGACAGCGCTCTCGGCCCCGACGGTGTTCGAGATGGCGACCCGCAACGGTGCGCGGGCCGCCGGATTCGACGACATCGGCGCATTGCGACCGGGTTTCAGAGCCGACCTCGTCGGCCTGACGACCGAGGTGTCACGGGCGACGCCGATTCACGACCCCATCTCACACCTCGTCTACGGTGCCCACGGCGACGACGTGGAGTTCACGATGGTCGACGGCGACGTGGTGTACGCCGACGGCGAACACCGAACCGTCGACGCCGCCGCCATTCGCCGTAGAGCGCGCGAACTGGCGACCCAGTTCCAGCCCGAGTGATGTCATCCCGTCACATATTTGCCTTCGGACCACGAAGAAATGTGCGTCTGGAAGGGTGGCTCAGTGGTAGAGCGCTGCCAGCCAACGTGCCAGAATCGGTTCGGCAGTTTCCCTCGCAGGGCTCCGCGTGGTTCGAATCCCGCCCCTTCCACTTTGTCTCGAACGAACGAGAGTGGCACGTGGGGAACACGGGATTCGAGCACGGCAGGCGCGTGCAACGCGAGTGTCCGTAGCCGCGACTGGCAGAAATTGGGGTGACAGCAAACGTGGTGCCGGTAGCCGTCGAACTACCGACGATGCTTCCCACCGGCCCCGGTGCAATCGGCGAGACGCCCGCGTTGCTCGTCATCGACCCGCAACGAGACTTCCTCGACCCCGAAGGGGCCGTCTACTGCCCGTCGTCGTCCGTCGGCGACACCGAGCGCGTCAAAGAGACCGGTCGTGTCGTCAGGTGAGTCGATTTGCGCGTCGTCGACCGTCAGGGGCCGGACGACGAAGTCACTCGTCGCAATCTCCTCCGGTACGTCGCCAGGCGTCGGCAGTAAGTCGGGCGTTTCGAACGGCACGACCCACAGATACGTGGCGTCGGCTATCGGCGTTGTGACTGCGGTGACTCTTACCTCGCCCCGTCCGGAGATTGGTCTGGGGGAGTAGCGTCGGAAGGAATTTTGCGTGGGTGCAGTCCCAAGGGAGTGCACCTGCATCGTCCCGGCGGCGACGCCGCCGTGTGTCGGTGGAGTGGTCCACCATGCGATGCGTGGGACCGGATTTGAACCGGCGGACCCCTACGGGACAGCGCCCTCAACGCTGCGCCGTTGGCCTGGCTTGGCTACCCACGCACGCTCTGTCTTACTGCACTCAATCGTATCCCGCGGTCCAATAAAAGGGCTTTCGTTTGCGATGCACCGCGAGACACAGTGCCATTCTGTCGAACCGGACGTTTGAAATACGACGAAGCCGCTACCGGGGGCATGGCGAAATACTCGACCGGCAGTGGGGGTGACAGCGCCGGCGGGAACTGCGAACTCTGTGGCGCTGACGGTGGCGACCTCCAGACCGCTACCGTCGCGGGCGCGACCCTGCAGGTGTGTCGCGACTGCGCGAACAACCACGGCGAGAACACGCAGTCACAGAGCAGTGACAGTTCTCGCGACGACCGGGACCGCGCGCGACGGGCGGCACAGAACACGGCGCGGCTACAGGACTCGCAGACCCCCGACGCCTCCCACTGGGAGGACGGCGCGGAGTACGACGGCGACCAACTCCCCTACCTCGTGAAGGATTACGGGACGCGCGTCACGAAGGCCCGGCAGGAGGAAGGTCTCCAGACGAGCGAACTCGCCGAGGAACTGGAGTTGGACGAGAGCGACGTTCTCGCCGTCGAGCAGGGGCGGGCGACGCAGGCCAACGTCGGCGGGTCGACCATCGCCGTCCTCGAAGACTACCTCGACATCGAACTCGCGGACGGTCGCTGAGCGCGGTTTCTGTCCGACGGCGGACATAGACCTTTGGTACTACCACGCATAGGCGAGGCCATGGACTTCTCGCCCGAGCAGCGAGCCATCAAGGAGACGGTCAGGGAGTTCGCGGCCGAGGAAATCCGGCCGGGGACGCGCGAGGCGGACCGCGACGAAGTGTTTCCCGAGGGCGTCTGGGACGCTCTCGCAGAGATGGACCTCACGGGCCTGACGACCCCCGCCGAGTACGGCGGGTTCGACGCGGATTCGCGCACGTACGCTATCGTCAACGAGGAACTCGCCTACGGGTCGCTGGCCGTCGCCACCGCGCTGTCGGTCCACTGTCTGGCGACCTCCTGTATCGCGGAGTTCGCCGACGAGGCGGTCCGCGAGGAGTGGCTTCCCGAGATGGTCGACGGCCGCCCGGTCGGCGCGTTCGCACTCTCGGAACCGCAGGCCGGGTCGAACCCGCGCGCGATGACCACCGTGGCCCGGGAAGACGGGAACGAATACGTCCTCGACGGCGAGAAGCAGTGGATAACCAACGGCGCTCGCTCGGGCGTCGTCGTCGTGTTCGCGAAGACGGACCGCGACGACGCCGACTCGATAACCCAGTTCCTCGTCCCGAAAGACAGCGAAGGGCTGACCGTCGGGGACCCGGAGGACAAACTCGGCCTCCGCGCCAGCGATACGACGCCGCTCACGTTCGACGGGGTCCGCATCCCCGAACGGTATCGACTCACCGAGGTCGGTGAGGGGTTGGCCGCCGCGCTGTCGATTCTCAACGGAGGCCGGGTCGCCATCGCGGCCCAAGCCGTCGGCCTCGCCCAATCCGCGCTCGACGAATCGCTGGCCTACGCCAGCGAACGGGAGCAGTTCGACCGCCCCATCGCGGACATCCAGACGATTCGGCACAAACTCGCCGAGATGGCGACGACCGTACAGGCGGGTCGACTGCTCACGTGGGATGCCGCGGGTCGGATGGACCGGGGCGAAGACGCTCGGCAAGCGGCGAGCATGGCGAAGTACTTCGCCAGCGAAGGAGCGGTCGACGTGGCCAACGAGGCCGTCCAGATTCACGGCGGCTACGGCTACACGACCGAGTATCCCGTCGAGCGCCTGTACCGCGACGCGAAGGTGACGACCATCTACGAGGGAACCACGGAGATACAGAAGAACGTCATCGCTCGGTCGCTCCTCGACTGAGCGAAGCGCCTTTGCGAACCGCTGGCGTAACGGCGAGCGTGACCTACGACGCCGTCGTCTACGACCTCGATGGAACGCTCGTCCGCCTCGCCGTGGACTGGGGGGCCGTCGCCAGCGACGTGGCCCGCGTCCTCAGAGACCGCGACGTGGACCCGGGTGACGCCGGACTCTGGGGGATGTTGGAACGCGCCGACGAGACGGGCCACCGCCCGGTCGTCGAGGAGACGATTACCGAGTACGAACGCGAAGGCGCGCGAAACTCCGACCGTCTCGCCTTGGCGGACGGCCTGCCCCACTCGGTGCCGGTGGGCGTCTGTTCGCTCAACGCAGAAGTCGCCTGCCGACTCGCGTTGGAAACCCACGACCTCCAGTCGACGGTCGGTCCGGTCGTGGGCCGCGACACCGTCGGGTCTTCGAAACCGAATCCCGAGGGCCTCCTGACCGTGGTCGACGAA
This window encodes:
- the sdhC gene encoding succinate dehydrogenase, cytochrome b556 subunit — translated: MSQSYNRGTVEDFGRWREFSAGMWAWIFHKFTGWVLVGYLFTHIAVLSTSLGGAELYTNTLQGLEALLIVRFLEVGLLAVAVFHILNGIRLLMVDLGVGLEAQDKSFYASLLLTGAIVVGSIPTFLGGPLA
- a CDS encoding 5'-deoxyadenosine deaminase; protein product: MLVSGTVVADSETVVEDGAVVTADGKIAFVGAASAAREAYPDHERRRVDIVAPGLVGGHVHSVQSLGRGIADDVPLLEWLEDHVLPMEAALDAESTRVAAALGYLECLESGVTTVVDHLTVDHASEAFEAAGEVGIRGLLGKVLMDRDAPEGLLEPADAALEESERLIERYHGAFDDRLRYAVTPRFALSCSETLLRGARALADEHPGVRIHTHASENRDEVAEVTARTGMRNIEWLDEVGLTGPDVTLAHCVWTEDAEREILAETNTCVTHCPSANMKLASGVAPVPDYLDRGITVALGNDGPPCNNTLDAFTEMRQAALLQSVDRLDATALSAPTVFEMATRNGARAAGFDDIGALRPGFRADLVGLTTEVSRATPIHDPISHLVYGAHGDDVEFTMVDGDVVYADGEHRTVDAAAIRRRARELATQFQPE
- a CDS encoding succinate dehydrogenase hydrophobic membrane anchor subunit, with product MAEHYSSFERGGRRWLLQRLTAVFLIGVLAFHFMLLHFVNHAADITFAGTQARMGQISYFATMWLFLVTATFHGVNGVYNALVNQGISGSQKTAVKYVLVVAGLLLVAQGTRVALAMNGFL
- a CDS encoding acyl-CoA dehydrogenase family protein, whose product is MDFSPEQRAIKETVREFAAEEIRPGTREADRDEVFPEGVWDALAEMDLTGLTTPAEYGGFDADSRTYAIVNEELAYGSLAVATALSVHCLATSCIAEFADEAVREEWLPEMVDGRPVGAFALSEPQAGSNPRAMTTVAREDGNEYVLDGEKQWITNGARSGVVVVFAKTDRDDADSITQFLVPKDSEGLTVGDPEDKLGLRASDTTPLTFDGVRIPERYRLTEVGEGLAAALSILNGGRVAIAAQAVGLAQSALDESLAYASEREQFDRPIADIQTIRHKLAEMATTVQAGRLLTWDAAGRMDRGEDARQAASMAKYFASEGAVDVANEAVQIHGGYGYTTEYPVERLYRDAKVTTIYEGTTEIQKNVIARSLLD
- a CDS encoding helix-turn-helix domain-containing protein, whose amino-acid sequence is MAKYSTGSGGDSAGGNCELCGADGGDLQTATVAGATLQVCRDCANNHGENTQSQSSDSSRDDRDRARRAAQNTARLQDSQTPDASHWEDGAEYDGDQLPYLVKDYGTRVTKARQEEGLQTSELAEELELDESDVLAVEQGRATQANVGGSTIAVLEDYLDIELADGR
- a CDS encoding FAD-binding protein gives rise to the protein MYEHDVIVVGAGGAGLRAAIAADEEGADVALVTKLHPVRSHTGAAEGGINASLREGDSWDLHAYDTMKGSDYLGDAPAIDTFAKTAPEEVIQLEHWGMPFSREDDGRVSQRPFGGMSFPRTTYAGAETGHHLLHTMYEQAVKRGIEVYDEWYVTNLAVTDHDDPEDRECHGCVAYDIKSGKIEGFRAKGGVILATGGLGQAFDHTTNAVANTGDGCAMAYRAGVPMEDMEMIQFHPTTLPSTGVLISEGVRGEGGILYNDDEERFMFEYGYANNDGELASRDVVSRAELTEVNEGRGIEDEYVDLDMRHLGEERILDRLENILHLAEDFEGVDGLDEPMPVKPGQHYAMGGVECDENGETCIEGLYAAGETACVSLHGANRLGGNALPELLVFGARAGYHAAGKDMKTAEIQTGPSAKSEDGDVQPPVAPGAVDAGDEDVAADGAAVEPTGVIENAVEREQDRVETLLEDDGINHAEVRADVQETMTQNVNVFREEESLKTALRDLRTAREEYEHVAVADPSRTYNTDLIHTIETRNILDVAEAITLGALAREEFRGAHWRAEFQERRDEEWIKHTMLAWNEGTPELYYKPVILEGDEETYEPKERSY
- a CDS encoding succinate dehydrogenase/fumarate reductase iron-sulfur subunit, with protein sequence MSTQIEQQETETEEQEAEPEVESPGDRRRAAKRQRQTERDIQRETEEETLDDEETVTLKVFRYDPEVEGKQEPRFDDFAVPFHKGMTVLDALIYARDRYDSSLTFRHSCRQAVCGSDALFVNGRQRLGCKTQLSDLEDPVRIEPLPHQEVVKDLVVDMEHFYDQMEAVEPYFDADELPEDSLEEQRQTRENREKVKMSTRCIWCGACMSSCNIAAGDNEYLGPAAINKAYRFAMDEREGENRKQERLRIIEQEHGVWRCQTQFSCTEVCPKDIPLTEHIQELKREAVKNNLKFW
- a CDS encoding HAD family hydrolase; amino-acid sequence: MTYDAVVYDLDGTLVRLAVDWGAVASDVARVLRDRDVDPGDAGLWGMLERADETGHRPVVEETITEYEREGARNSDRLALADGLPHSVPVGVCSLNAEVACRLALETHDLQSTVGPVVGRDTVGSSKPNPEGLLTVVDELGADPESTVFVGDSESDAETARRAGTAFEWASEFSQRRYRA